A genomic segment from Necator americanus strain Aroian chromosome III, whole genome shotgun sequence encodes:
- a CDS encoding hypothetical protein (NECATOR_CHRIII.G13229.T1), whose product MRNAIGRALLGYQSLRWRLAGNASRKAEWIFRIAVIFLCVLCGFAWYQRTINMWALKNIGDTFLSKDIGTRQIILGVFHRPKNEQNVDGKFAVVSIFIVSHATVQRIHRGKRAASDICSWAGHIAECELEVHAFKEFRIGTTPEVEDSMRITPEQALKEPRHDLVVCMAPMYIYTDWETLLVGIETWIALGATKIVVPVQSTSTSCYKILKEYEKKGLVIIRPWPKWPVLSDSNPNGLVLSRGIEESHVNCLFFAKPWANMIAFSDIDDILLPTDPINIKAGINVDILKTIFAEHPQAGSLLFEHRDVQFQLPDQDNAPNTLAKFNFDFLTKSKHKMNCNVWRMKTRVVVNASRVDSVNMHETGIHRFGYVQTRVPCRQAHFYHLRHSHHTVSNPVNIDMSILAATLNRQWYSRLESFKDFKNVALNKSSTESFEDFDRCMGAINDEHWTLRVSRCLTPHVCFSRLKRDVDCIGSRAEYDFFRSGAGYFLQTTNVTMTTSDPNCEAPVPQLVSGNHYFAP is encoded by the exons ATATTTCGAATAGCTGTGATATTTCTATGTGTTCTATGCGGATTTGCATGGTATCAACGGACAATCAACATGTGGGCGCTGAAAAATATTGGTGATACTTTCCTCTCTAAGGATATTG GAACACGACAGATTATACTTGGTGTATTTCATCGTccgaaaaatgaacaaaatgtaGACGGAAAATTTGCG gttgtttccattttcatagTATCACACGCTACTGTACAACGCATCCATCGTGGTAAAAGAGCGGCTTCTGACATTTGCTCTTGGGCAGGACATATCGCCGAATGCGAGTTGGAGGTCCatgcctttaaggaatttAG AATTGGAACCACTCCAGAAGTTGAAGATTCTATGAGGATCACTCCAGAACAAGCGCTAAA AGAACCTCGTCACGATTTGGTCGTATGCATGGCGCCTATGTATATTTATACTGACTGGGAAACACTCCTTGTCGGAATTGAGACGTGGATCGCGCTTGGAGCTACGAAAATTGTTGTCCCAGTACAATCGACATCAACGTCCTGCTACAAAATTCTAAAGGAATACGAAAAGAAAG gTTTGGTTATAATCCGACCATGGCCTAAATGGCCGGTTTTATCCGACTCTAATCCTAATGGACTTGTTCTAAGCAGAG GTATTGAGGAATCGCATgtgaattgtttatttttcgcaAAACCATGGGCGAATATGATTGCCTTTTCCGACATCGATGATATCCTACTTCCAACAGATCCCATAAACATCAAAGCAGGGATTAACGTGGATATTCTCAAG ACTATTTTTGCCGAGCATCCACAAGCAGGATCATTACTTTTCGAACACCGCGACGTTCAATTCCAACTTCCGGATCAAGAC AATGCACCAAACACACTAGCAAAGTTCAATTTCGACTTTCTTACCAAATCCAAACACAAGATGAACTGCAATGTATGGCGAATGAAAACCCGGGTTGTAGTGAATGCAA GTCGCGTAGACTCTGTCAACATGCATGAAACGGGTATTCATCGCTTCGGATACGTACAGACAAGAGTTCCATGTAGACAA GCACATTTCTATCATCTACGACATTCTCATCATACAGTGTCGAACCCGGTGAACATCGATATGTCAATCTTGGCCGCAACGCTCAACAG ACAATGGTACTCCAGACTAGAATCTTTCAAAGACTTCAAAAACGTCGCTCTCAACAAGTCCAGCacagaatcatttgaa GATTTCGATCGGTGCATGGGTGCAATAAACGATGAACATTGGACCTTGCGTGTGAGTCGATGTCTAACACCACACGTGTGCTTCAGTCGTCTGAAACG AGACGTTGACTGCATAGGATCTCGAGCTGAGTATGACTTCTTCCGATCAGGAGCCGGTTACTTCTTACAAACAACGAATGTAACAATGACTACATCCGATCCCAATTGTGAAGCTCCAGTGCCGCAACTTGTTTCTGGAAATCATTACTTTGCCCCGTAA
- a CDS encoding hypothetical protein (NECATOR_CHRIII.G13229.T2) — MRNAIGRALLGYQSLRWRLAGNASRKAEWVIHFLADGRMEHPLYCFSKQPDNRYLVSHATVQRIHRGKRAASDICSWAGHIAECELEVHAFKEFRIGTTPEVEDSMRITPEQALKEPRHDLVVCMAPMYIYTDWETLLVGIETWIALGATKIVVPVQSTSTSCYKILKEYEKKGLVIIRPWPKWPVLSDSNPNGLVLSRGIEESHVNCLFFAKPWANMIAFSDIDDILLPTDPINIKAGINVDILKTIFAEHPQAGSLLFEHRDVQFQLPDQDNAPNTLAKFNFDFLTKSKHKMNCNVWRMKTRVVVNASRVDSVNMHETGIHRFGYVQTRVPCRQAHFYHLRHSHHTVSNPVNIDMSILAATLNRQWYSRLESFKDFKNVALNKSSTESFEDFDRCMGAINDEHWTLRVSRCLTPHVCFSRLKRDVDCIGSRAEYDFFRSGAGYFLQTTNVTMTTSDPNCEAPVPQLVSGNHYFAP; from the exons GTGATCCATTTCCTAGCCGATGGTCGCATGGAACACCCATTGTACTGTTTCTCGAAACAACCCGACAACAGATACTTGG TATCACACGCTACTGTACAACGCATCCATCGTGGTAAAAGAGCGGCTTCTGACATTTGCTCTTGGGCAGGACATATCGCCGAATGCGAGTTGGAGGTCCatgcctttaaggaatttAG AATTGGAACCACTCCAGAAGTTGAAGATTCTATGAGGATCACTCCAGAACAAGCGCTAAA AGAACCTCGTCACGATTTGGTCGTATGCATGGCGCCTATGTATATTTATACTGACTGGGAAACACTCCTTGTCGGAATTGAGACGTGGATCGCGCTTGGAGCTACGAAAATTGTTGTCCCAGTACAATCGACATCAACGTCCTGCTACAAAATTCTAAAGGAATACGAAAAGAAAG gTTTGGTTATAATCCGACCATGGCCTAAATGGCCGGTTTTATCCGACTCTAATCCTAATGGACTTGTTCTAAGCAGAG GTATTGAGGAATCGCATgtgaattgtttatttttcgcaAAACCATGGGCGAATATGATTGCCTTTTCCGACATCGATGATATCCTACTTCCAACAGATCCCATAAACATCAAAGCAGGGATTAACGTGGATATTCTCAAG ACTATTTTTGCCGAGCATCCACAAGCAGGATCATTACTTTTCGAACACCGCGACGTTCAATTCCAACTTCCGGATCAAGAC AATGCACCAAACACACTAGCAAAGTTCAATTTCGACTTTCTTACCAAATCCAAACACAAGATGAACTGCAATGTATGGCGAATGAAAACCCGGGTTGTAGTGAATGCAA GTCGCGTAGACTCTGTCAACATGCATGAAACGGGTATTCATCGCTTCGGATACGTACAGACAAGAGTTCCATGTAGACAA GCACATTTCTATCATCTACGACATTCTCATCATACAGTGTCGAACCCGGTGAACATCGATATGTCAATCTTGGCCGCAACGCTCAACAG ACAATGGTACTCCAGACTAGAATCTTTCAAAGACTTCAAAAACGTCGCTCTCAACAAGTCCAGCacagaatcatttgaa GATTTCGATCGGTGCATGGGTGCAATAAACGATGAACATTGGACCTTGCGTGTGAGTCGATGTCTAACACCACACGTGTGCTTCAGTCGTCTGAAACG AGACGTTGACTGCATAGGATCTCGAGCTGAGTATGACTTCTTCCGATCAGGAGCCGGTTACTTCTTACAAACAACGAATGTAACAATGACTACATCCGATCCCAATTGTGAAGCTCCAGTGCCGCAACTTGTTTCTGGAAATCATTACTTTGCCCCGTAA